The genomic interval AATCTCTTCCATATTCCCCTCCGATATAGTTTTTAAATATTCGTCTTTTCTTTAAAGTGTTCTCCCCAAGCGGCCATAGAATCTATTACAGGTTTTAAGCTATATCCGAGAGGTGTAAGTGAATACTCAACTTTAGGTGGAACTACAGGATAGACTGTTCTTGTTAAAATTTCGTAAGACTCCATAGTTCTCAAGTTTGATGTTAAAACTTTTTGACTGATTGTTCCCAAAGATTTTTTTAATTCGCTGAATCTTTTTGTTCCATCCATCAAATCACGAAGAATTAAAATTTTCCAACGGTCACTAATAAACATAACTGTAACTTCAACAGGGCATGCAGGTAAATTTTTCATATATACACCTTCCAAATACTAATATTTTCAATATGGTTTCTCTAGAGTAACTATAGCACCTTAAAGTGCGTACTTCACAAAAGAGATTTAAAAAAGTATTATAATATCATCTAAGGAAAAAAACAAGAAAATTTTAGAAAAAAGAGTAAAAAGGGAGGATTTAAAATGAAGATAGCAGTTGTAGCAGCAAACGGAAGAGTGGGAAGACTGGTTGTAAAAGAAGCAGTTGATAAAGGATATGAGGTTGTAGCATTTGTAAGAAATGAAGATAAAACTTTAGGGATTCAAGCTGTAGAAAAAGATATTATGGATTTAAAAAGTGAAGATTTTAAAGGGTTCGATGCTGTAATTTCAGCTTTTGGTGTTTGGGAAGAGAAAAAATTTGGACAACAGTCAACAGTTATCGAGCATTTAGCTGATACACTTTCAAATTCAGAAACACGTTTATTGATAGTAGGTGGAGCAGGTAGCTTATATACAGATGAAAGTTTGAAAATTCAGCTTATAGATACTCCGGAATTCCCAAAAGAATATTTAGCACTAGCAACAGCATCGTCTGATTCATTGGATTTATTAAGAAAAAGAGATGATGTGAAATGGACATATCTAAGTCCTGCTGGTTTCTTTGATGCAGAAGGGATTAGAACAGGAGAGTATAAATTAGGAGGAGAGGTTGCAATCGTTAATTCGAAAGGTGAGAGCTATATCAGTTATGCAGATTTTGCTATAGCTATGGTTGATGAGTTGAAAAATAAAAGTTATATTCAAAAGCGTTTTTCTGTAGTAGGTGAAAATAGATAAAATAGATGGAAATAAATACTAAAGGAGATGATATTTATCATCTCCTTTAGTATTGTTTCAGTTAAAAGTATCTACATCTAGTTTAGGTCCAAAATTATCCGTATCCATTTGATCCATCTCCATAACAGCTGTAGTTGCAGGAGTAGGATTAACATTTGTATTAGAACAAGCAATAAATATTAAACTAAATAAAAAAGCTATAACTAATTTTTTCATTTTAAACCTCCTGTTGAACTTTGATTTTCCTTGCTCTTTTATACATAAAGAGTAGTAGAGTTCCTTCAATAATTAGTAAATTATTTTACACTTTTTCCAAGAAAAAGTGTTCCTAAAGTTTTAGAAGTAGGGATTTTTTTTCTTTGATAGATTTTATCCTCTATTAAACTTTCGATAGCATCAAAGCATATTTTCTTTGTTTCAATTGTAAAACTTGTAAGTTCAGGTGAAAACCAATTTTTAAAGCTAAGATTATCATGACCAATAATAGATACTTCATCAGGAATTTTAACTCCTAAATCATTAAATCCTTTTATTAATCCTAGAGCCCAAATATCGTGCTGAGCAAAAATAGCATCAATTGTGCCCAGTTTTCCATATAACTCGTGAGCTATAGCTACTCCGTTTTCAAAAGATGGTGAGGACTTTATAACTGAATTTTCGTTGAAGGTCACTCCGTTTTCTTCTAAAGCATGTTTAAAACCTAGAGTTCTCATTTTAAAACTAGGAGTCATGTCAGTTGTTATAGTAAGAATAGATTTTAAGTTCCGATTTAAAAGATATTGAGTGATTATTTTTCCAGCACTGTAGTTATCAGCAGTAAAAACTTCTTCAGAATATTTTTCAGGACCATAATAAAGAAGAGAGTAAGGATATTTCATCTCTTTTAAAAATTCAATTTCACTATTCGTTAGCATTTTTGAAAAGATTATAATTCCATCAATAATTCCACTATTGAAAAGTTGTGAAACTTTGTATTTAAAATCTTCGGTATTTTTAAAGAGATATAAAGCGGGTTCGTATTTTTTTAATTGAATCTCTTCGTGAAGTGTGCTCCAAAATACATTTGTAAATGTGCTATGAGGTATTTTAAAAAAATCATCTTGCATGAAAACACCAATTGTATTTGAACTTTTTTTAGAAAGGTTTCGAGCATTAATATCTATAGTATAGTTTAACTCTTTTGCTATTTTTTTTATTTCTTCCCTTGTTTCTAAAGGAATTCGATTATTATCACTTAAACTTCTTGATATAGTTGAAATACTATATCCAGTTTTAGCAGCAATGTCTTTTAATGTAATTTTTCCCATATTTTTCTCCATAAACTTTTAATTACTACCTTTTTATTTTACACTATATCTTTTTATATTTAAATATAGTATTTTATTACATAATAATTTAAAAATTGACATTTTATAGTTTTTATAGTAATATAATCATAAAAAATAATGCGCAACCGATTGCGCAAAACGGGAGGAGATATGAAATTTAAAATGATTGATAAGTTAATTTTATCGACACTTATTATTTCAAAATTTGCTGTAGCATCTAATTTTAAGCCAGGAACATATATAGGTTCTGCACCAGGATATAAAGATAATATCCAAGTTGAGGTTAAAGTTAATTCGAAAAAAATAGAAAGTGTAAAAATAGTAAAACATGATGAGAGTCCACTTATATCAGATGTAGCTTTACAAAGAATTCCAGCAGAGGTTGTTGAGTATCAAAGTCTTGGAGTGGATGAGGTTGCAGGAGCTACAGCAACAAGTAAAGGGGTAATTGCTGCTATAACAAGAGCATTAAGAGCAGCAGGCGGGGATTTAAATACATTGAGAAAAAAAGTTGTAACAAATACA from Cetobacterium sp. ZOR0034 carries:
- a CDS encoding NAD(P)-dependent oxidoreductase; the encoded protein is MKIAVVAANGRVGRLVVKEAVDKGYEVVAFVRNEDKTLGIQAVEKDIMDLKSEDFKGFDAVISAFGVWEEKKFGQQSTVIEHLADTLSNSETRLLIVGGAGSLYTDESLKIQLIDTPEFPKEYLALATASSDSLDLLRKRDDVKWTYLSPAGFFDAEGIRTGEYKLGGEVAIVNSKGESYISYADFAIAMVDELKNKSYIQKRFSVVGENR
- a CDS encoding helix-turn-helix domain-containing protein, translated to MKNLPACPVEVTVMFISDRWKILILRDLMDGTKRFSELKKSLGTISQKVLTSNLRTMESYEILTRTVYPVVPPKVEYSLTPLGYSLKPVIDSMAAWGEHFKEKTNI
- a CDS encoding LacI family DNA-binding transcriptional regulator — encoded protein: MGKITLKDIAAKTGYSISTISRSLSDNNRIPLETREEIKKIAKELNYTIDINARNLSKKSSNTIGVFMQDDFFKIPHSTFTNVFWSTLHEEIQLKKYEPALYLFKNTEDFKYKVSQLFNSGIIDGIIIFSKMLTNSEIEFLKEMKYPYSLLYYGPEKYSEEVFTADNYSAGKIITQYLLNRNLKSILTITTDMTPSFKMRTLGFKHALEENGVTFNENSVIKSSPSFENGVAIAHELYGKLGTIDAIFAQHDIWALGLIKGFNDLGVKIPDEVSIIGHDNLSFKNWFSPELTSFTIETKKICFDAIESLIEDKIYQRKKIPTSKTLGTLFLGKSVK